The following coding sequences are from one Syngnathus acus chromosome 12, fSynAcu1.2, whole genome shotgun sequence window:
- the sema4d gene encoding semaphorin-4D isoform X5, whose protein sequence is MTGILRIPGLHPQPVSTVKVGKCDSVLMNDYTLADAVMDKGNFSDPKLSESNMGYGVLSVFLGLLLEVSTHGPHAVPRTSWRHQEVELMEFSEPGIFNYSTLLLSHERDALYVGAREAIFELSKKNVTVRNKKVLWQVGETPMAMCTQKGKSKETDCLNYIRVLQVADDRRLYVCGTHAFQPKCDYLTLANFSLAGRAEDGRGKCSFDPSQSFTTVMVDGELYSGTAYNFLGSEPIISRYSPSAYLLRTEYSTSWLNEPSFVFADVIREGENPTDGEDDKIYYFFTEVSVEYEFFGNLLIPRVARVCKGDQGGQRTLQKKWTSFLKAKLVCSMPELNFVFNVVHDVFILKAPHLRDTVIYGVFTSQWGNVGLSAVCAYNMSAVDEVFSKGKYMQKATVEQSHTKWVRYNGNSPSPRPGACINNRMRQQNITSSLHLPDKTLQFVKDHPLLEDPVLPIGNRPRLITKDVNYTQVVVERVRALDGSTLDVIFTGTDTGVLHKSVVLGGEVHMVEEIQMLKNSEPIKNLVLSSETQSLYAGSDSGIVQSPTAFCGSYHSCADCILARDPYCAWEPQTARCVKISDTPSQHLRRLIQSLSGDADKCPKAPIVPVKDYQRVSVKPGSSSELPCPVRSNMAQVTWRANGSLLTEDSPFHFIRENGLLIYSVAAEDQGRYECWSVEFVAGVGKNFTRLLAGYVLTLEGTHVETTGQNQESTHSVEGKVEADRALTSARAPPNFTAAVQLTSPPHSELTPSSSSTEIDAPEAKYLQRGNGMALLVLFLLFFLLFLAAVAYNCYMQYLPAPCLRLRAALLGTHKESDAIRPEYSACEAGLMEAPAVSDKVAATERPAQNKSQNLRALRDTGYETEPECSNGRGPSRGFGDESPSSQKPFDVDCDSQSIQFADADEPYP, encoded by the exons ATG ACTGGCATTTTGAGAATCCCCGGGCTTCATCCTCAACCTGTTTCAACTGTGAAAGTGGGAAAGTGCGACAGCGTTTTAATGAACGACTACACGCTAGCCGACGCCGTGATGGATAA AGGAAACTTCTCTGATCCGAAGCTGTCGGAGTCCAACATGGGGTATGGCGTTCTGAGCGTGTTCCTGGGACTGCTCCTGGAGGTGTCCACTCACGGACCCCATGCTGTGCCCCGAACCTCCTGGAGACACCAAg AGGTGGAGTTGATGGAGTTTTCAGAGCCAGGCATCTTCAACTACTCCACGCTGCTGCTTAGCCACGAACGGGACGCACTCTATGTGGGCGCCCGGGAGGCCATCTTTGAGCTCAGCAAGAAGAATGTGACTGTCCGAAACAAGAAG GTTCTGTGGCAAGTTGGCGAGACCCCCATGGCCATGTGCACGCAGAAAGGAAAATCCAAGGAG ACCGACTGTTTGAATTACATCCGAGTGCTCCAGGTAGCTGACGACCGGCGACTCTACGTCTGCGGGACACATGCCTTTCAACCAAAGTGTGATTACTTG actTTGGCTAACTTTTCATTAGCGGGTCGAGCAGAAGATGGCAGGGGCAAGTGCTCCTTTGATCCCTCACAAAGCTTCACCACCGTCATGGTTG aTGGAGAACTGTACTCTGGGACTGCTTATAACTTTTTGGGTAGCGAGCCAATTATTTCTAGATACTCTCCATCAGCATACCTGCTGAGGACGGAATATTCCACATCATGGCTCAATG AgcccagttttgtttttgccgaCGTGATCAGAGAAGGGGAAAACCCTACAGACGGCGAAGATGACAAAATCTACTATTTCTTCACCGAGGTGTCGGTGGAGTACGAGTTCTTCGGCAATTTACTCATTCCTAGGGTGGCCCGTGTTTGTAAG GGCGACCAAGGAGGACAGAGGACGTTGCAGAAGAAGTGGACGTCCTTCCTGAAAGCCAAGCTGGTGTGCTCTATGCCCGAACTCAACTTTGTCTTCAACGTGGTGCATGACGTCTTCATTCTGAAGGCCCCCCACTTGAGGGACACGGTCATCTATGGGGTCTTCACCTCTCAGTG GGGAAATGTCGGTCTGTCTGCAGTATGTGCCTACAACATGTCCGCCGTGGATGAGGTCTTCTCCAAGGGCAAGTACATGCAGAAGGCCACTGTGGAGCAGTCCCACACAAAGTGGGTTCGCTATAATGGCAACAGTCCTTCACCACGCCCTGGAGCA TGTATCAACAACCGTATGCGGCAGCAAAACATCACCAGCTCGCTGCACCTCCCCGACAAGACCCTGCAGTTCGTCAAGGACCACCCCCTGCTGGAAGACCCTGTCCTGCCCATCGGGAACAGGCCCCGCCTCATCACCAAGGACGTCAACTACACACAAGTTGTCGTGGAGCGGGTCCGCGCCCTCGACGGGAGCACCTTGGATGTCATTTTTACCGGAACGG ACACGGGGGTCCTGCATAAGTCAGTGGTTCTCGGAGGAGAGGTCCACATGGTTGAGGAAATCCAGATGCTGAAGAACTCCGAGCCCATCAAGAACTTGGTGCTGTCCTCCGAG ACACAATCTCTGTACGCCGGGTCAGACTCGGGCATTGTTCAGTCGCCCACGGCGTTCTGCGGCAGTTACCACTCCTGTGCCGACTGCATACTGGCCCGAGACCCATACTGTGCCTGGGAACCCCAAACTGCTCGCTGCGTCAAAATCTCTGACACGCCCAGTCAGCATCTCAG GAGGCTAATTCAGAGCCTTAGCGGTGATGCGGACAAATGTCCTAAAG CTCCCATTGTGCCCGTGAAGGACTACCAGCGTGTTTCGGTGAAGCCCGGCAGCTCCTCCGAACTGCCGTGCCCGGTGCGCTCCAACATGGCACAGGTGACGTGGCGTGCCAACGGCTCGCTCCTCACCGAGGACTCGCCCTTCCACTTCATCCGAGAGAACGGCCTGCTCATCTACAGCGTGGCCGCCGAGGACCAGGGACGCTACGAGTGCTGGTCTGTAGAGTTCGTCGCCGGCGTCGGGAAGAACTTCACCCGCCTCCTTGCGGGATATGTCTTGACTTTGGAGGGCACGCACGTCGAAACCACGGGCCAGAACCAGGAGAGCACGCACAGCGTGGAAGGTAAAGTTGAGGCCGACAGAGCGTTAACATCCGCCCGGGCCCCGCCCAATTTTACCGCCGCCGTGCAACTCACGTCCCCGCCCCACTCAGAACTAACcccaagcagcagcagcactgaGATCGACGCCCCGGAGGCGAAGTACTTGCAGCGCGGTAATGGCATGGCcctcctcgtcctcttccTGCTCTTCTTCCTGCTCTTCCTGGCTGCCGTGGCCTACAACTGCTACATGCAGTACCTCCCGGCTCCGTGCCTGCGCCTGCGGGCGGCCCTTTTGGGCACGCACAAGGAAAGCGACGCCATCCGGCCCGAGTACAGCGCCTGCGAAGCGGGCCTCATGGAGGCGCCAGCTGTGTCAGACAAAGTCGCCGCAACGGAGCGGCCGGCGCAGAACAAGAGTCAGAACCTGCGCGCGTTGCGTGATACGGGCTACGAAACGGAGCCCGAGTGCAGTAACGGGCGGGGGCCCTCACGCGGCTTCGGCGACGAAAGCCCGTCCTCACAGAAACCTTTTGACGTGGACTGCGACTCCCAGTCCATCCAATTCGCTGACGCCGATGAGCCTTATCCCTAG
- the sema4d gene encoding semaphorin-4D isoform X6 — translation MGYGVLSVFLGLLLEVSTHGPHAVPRTSWRHQEVELMEFSEPGIFNYSTLLLSHERDALYVGAREAIFELSKKNVTVRNKKVLWQVGETPMAMCTQKGKSKETDCLNYIRVLQVADDRRLYVCGTHAFQPKCDYLTLANFSLAGRAEDGRGKCSFDPSQSFTTVMVDGELYSGTAYNFLGSEPIISRYSPSAYLLRTEYSTSWLNEPSFVFADVIREGENPTDGEDDKIYYFFTEVSVEYEFFGNLLIPRVARVCKGDQGGQRTLQKKWTSFLKAKLVCSMPELNFVFNVVHDVFILKAPHLRDTVIYGVFTSQWGNVGLSAVCAYNMSAVDEVFSKGKYMQKATVEQSHTKWVRYNGNSPSPRPGACINNRMRQQNITSSLHLPDKTLQFVKDHPLLEDPVLPIGNRPRLITKDVNYTQVVVERVRALDGSTLDVIFTGTDTGVLHKSVVLGGEVHMVEEIQMLKNSEPIKNLVLSSETQSLYAGSDSGIVQSPTAFCGSYHSCADCILARDPYCAWEPQTARCVKISDTPSQHLRRLIQSLSGDADKCPKAPIVPVKDYQRVSVKPGSSSELPCPVRSNMAQVTWRANGSLLTEDSPFHFIRENGLLIYSVAAEDQGRYECWSVEFVAGVGKNFTRLLAGYVLTLEGTHVETTGQNQESTHSVEGKVEADRALTSARAPPNFTAAVQLTSPPHSELTPSSSSTEIDAPEAKYLQRGNGMALLVLFLLFFLLFLAAVAYNCYMQYLPAPCLRLRAALLGTHKESDAIRPEYSACEAGLMEAPAVSDKVAATERPAQNKSQNLRALRDTGYETEPECSNGRGPSRGFGDESPSSQKPFDVDCDSQSIQFADADEPYP, via the exons ATGGGGTATGGCGTTCTGAGCGTGTTCCTGGGACTGCTCCTGGAGGTGTCCACTCACGGACCCCATGCTGTGCCCCGAACCTCCTGGAGACACCAAg AGGTGGAGTTGATGGAGTTTTCAGAGCCAGGCATCTTCAACTACTCCACGCTGCTGCTTAGCCACGAACGGGACGCACTCTATGTGGGCGCCCGGGAGGCCATCTTTGAGCTCAGCAAGAAGAATGTGACTGTCCGAAACAAGAAG GTTCTGTGGCAAGTTGGCGAGACCCCCATGGCCATGTGCACGCAGAAAGGAAAATCCAAGGAG ACCGACTGTTTGAATTACATCCGAGTGCTCCAGGTAGCTGACGACCGGCGACTCTACGTCTGCGGGACACATGCCTTTCAACCAAAGTGTGATTACTTG actTTGGCTAACTTTTCATTAGCGGGTCGAGCAGAAGATGGCAGGGGCAAGTGCTCCTTTGATCCCTCACAAAGCTTCACCACCGTCATGGTTG aTGGAGAACTGTACTCTGGGACTGCTTATAACTTTTTGGGTAGCGAGCCAATTATTTCTAGATACTCTCCATCAGCATACCTGCTGAGGACGGAATATTCCACATCATGGCTCAATG AgcccagttttgtttttgccgaCGTGATCAGAGAAGGGGAAAACCCTACAGACGGCGAAGATGACAAAATCTACTATTTCTTCACCGAGGTGTCGGTGGAGTACGAGTTCTTCGGCAATTTACTCATTCCTAGGGTGGCCCGTGTTTGTAAG GGCGACCAAGGAGGACAGAGGACGTTGCAGAAGAAGTGGACGTCCTTCCTGAAAGCCAAGCTGGTGTGCTCTATGCCCGAACTCAACTTTGTCTTCAACGTGGTGCATGACGTCTTCATTCTGAAGGCCCCCCACTTGAGGGACACGGTCATCTATGGGGTCTTCACCTCTCAGTG GGGAAATGTCGGTCTGTCTGCAGTATGTGCCTACAACATGTCCGCCGTGGATGAGGTCTTCTCCAAGGGCAAGTACATGCAGAAGGCCACTGTGGAGCAGTCCCACACAAAGTGGGTTCGCTATAATGGCAACAGTCCTTCACCACGCCCTGGAGCA TGTATCAACAACCGTATGCGGCAGCAAAACATCACCAGCTCGCTGCACCTCCCCGACAAGACCCTGCAGTTCGTCAAGGACCACCCCCTGCTGGAAGACCCTGTCCTGCCCATCGGGAACAGGCCCCGCCTCATCACCAAGGACGTCAACTACACACAAGTTGTCGTGGAGCGGGTCCGCGCCCTCGACGGGAGCACCTTGGATGTCATTTTTACCGGAACGG ACACGGGGGTCCTGCATAAGTCAGTGGTTCTCGGAGGAGAGGTCCACATGGTTGAGGAAATCCAGATGCTGAAGAACTCCGAGCCCATCAAGAACTTGGTGCTGTCCTCCGAG ACACAATCTCTGTACGCCGGGTCAGACTCGGGCATTGTTCAGTCGCCCACGGCGTTCTGCGGCAGTTACCACTCCTGTGCCGACTGCATACTGGCCCGAGACCCATACTGTGCCTGGGAACCCCAAACTGCTCGCTGCGTCAAAATCTCTGACACGCCCAGTCAGCATCTCAG GAGGCTAATTCAGAGCCTTAGCGGTGATGCGGACAAATGTCCTAAAG CTCCCATTGTGCCCGTGAAGGACTACCAGCGTGTTTCGGTGAAGCCCGGCAGCTCCTCCGAACTGCCGTGCCCGGTGCGCTCCAACATGGCACAGGTGACGTGGCGTGCCAACGGCTCGCTCCTCACCGAGGACTCGCCCTTCCACTTCATCCGAGAGAACGGCCTGCTCATCTACAGCGTGGCCGCCGAGGACCAGGGACGCTACGAGTGCTGGTCTGTAGAGTTCGTCGCCGGCGTCGGGAAGAACTTCACCCGCCTCCTTGCGGGATATGTCTTGACTTTGGAGGGCACGCACGTCGAAACCACGGGCCAGAACCAGGAGAGCACGCACAGCGTGGAAGGTAAAGTTGAGGCCGACAGAGCGTTAACATCCGCCCGGGCCCCGCCCAATTTTACCGCCGCCGTGCAACTCACGTCCCCGCCCCACTCAGAACTAACcccaagcagcagcagcactgaGATCGACGCCCCGGAGGCGAAGTACTTGCAGCGCGGTAATGGCATGGCcctcctcgtcctcttccTGCTCTTCTTCCTGCTCTTCCTGGCTGCCGTGGCCTACAACTGCTACATGCAGTACCTCCCGGCTCCGTGCCTGCGCCTGCGGGCGGCCCTTTTGGGCACGCACAAGGAAAGCGACGCCATCCGGCCCGAGTACAGCGCCTGCGAAGCGGGCCTCATGGAGGCGCCAGCTGTGTCAGACAAAGTCGCCGCAACGGAGCGGCCGGCGCAGAACAAGAGTCAGAACCTGCGCGCGTTGCGTGATACGGGCTACGAAACGGAGCCCGAGTGCAGTAACGGGCGGGGGCCCTCACGCGGCTTCGGCGACGAAAGCCCGTCCTCACAGAAACCTTTTGACGTGGACTGCGACTCCCAGTCCATCCAATTCGCTGACGCCGATGAGCCTTATCCCTAG